The genomic window taatttttcttgTAGGTCTTTAGATATGAATACTCGAGTTACTGAGGAAATCATTTTTCAGCAGAACTATTCTAgttcttaaaagttttttttcccattatttcTAATGTCTTCTTTGGTGGGCTaagaattttatattttctgaCTTTCAGAATGGTAGTCGTTAGGTGTAATGGCAGAGCTACAGCTAATGTTTAAGGACTCGCAGAGTCAACTTGGCTGGCTCATCCTCCTACCAGGTCCCCCTGGCCCCTAGTAGGGGCTCAGTGTTATCCAAAGCTCAGAAAGACTCACCAAAGACTTGTTTGACTCGCCCGAAGCTCTTTTGACTCACGGAGTCAATTTGTTTGACTTTCCCAATATTCTGTGCACCCAAAATTTGGTGTTATAATCTATCTTCACTTTAATGCTTGTTTTTGTTGGGTTGTTTTTCATTGATACTCAATTATGTTGAAATATACTACTCTAGAGTAGCTTAATCATCCAATTTCTTATTATTATATGAGTAATGTAACTTAGTCATGGCTTTACTTGACGTTAATTTGACTTATTTCTTCTGAATTATGCATGTAATCAGGTCATTTTACAACCTTTACGTTTGCAAGTTATATATTATTCTGCTTGAAAAGCCATATTGAACAAAACTCAAGCTGTAGTCACCGAGTTGAATCCCGAGTCATGAGCTGATAATGGGCAAAGCCGGGTCCCAGCTCACTGGGTTTAAAAATATTGCCTACAGCTTGAATGCTGGACGACTTTGTAATATTTAATGGGCTTTCTCTAGAAGAGTTTGTGAGCTGTTCTTGtgcatctttctctctcagcctctctctcacacacaggGTCATTCTTGTTATATTGTTGTTTTAGCTGGAACGCCTTATTAAAGAAAAGTCTTGTACATCCTTTGGAAATGTCAAGGCAGTCCTATATTCTACCTATTTTTGTCCATGATCACAAAGTAGCCATTTTGTAACTGGTAGGAAATTATaccaatttggattttttttctttctctaataGTGTGGGACTGGTTTCCATTACTTTCTTGGCCTGCTTCAACTTTTGTTGTGTTTGGAATCTATGGACATCTCTGGGTTGTGACAAATGCTAATTTTTTTGTGAAGCACAGAGAAATACAGCGGTAATGGCATCAATGACAACGCCCGCTTTTTCAATGAGAACCACTGGTTTTGATGCATATTCATCTCCATCATCAAGGTTCAGGCCCTCTTTTGCAAGGTTCAAGCCCAGAGTTGATCTTCAGAGGTTCAGTGGTCTGAAGGCAGCAACTGGTGTCATCATGGAATCGGAATCTTCATTCTTAGGCAAGGAAAGTGGTGCTGCTCTTCTagtttcatcaagatcattaGAATGCAAACAAGCATGCGAACAATCTAGTTGTCTGCTGCCAAGAGCTTCGTCCTACAAGGTAGCTGTCCTGGGGGCTGCTGGAGGAATTGGGCAACCGCTAGCACTTCTGGTCAAGATGTCCCCGTTGGTGTCCTCATTGCATCTTTATGATGTTGCTAACGTTAAAGGAGTTGCTGCTGACCTTAGTCATTGCAATACTCCTTCTCGGGTCCTGGACTTTACAGGTCCTTCTGAGTTGGCTAATGCCTTGAAAGGTGTGGACGTTGTCGTGGTTCCAGCTGGAGTGCCAAGGAAGCCTGGCATGACACGTGATGATCTTTTCAATATCAATGCTGGTATTGTCAAAAGCTTAGTTGAGGCAGTGGCTGATAATTGTCCTGGTGCCTTCATTCACATTATCAGCAATCCAGTCAATTCCACCGTGCCAATTGCAGCTGAAGTTTTGAAACAGAAAGGCGTTTATGATCCAAAAAAGCTTTTTGGGGTTACCACCCTTGATGTTGTGAGAGCAAATACATTTGTTGCACAGAAGAAGAATCTGAGGCTGATTGATGTTGATGTACCAGTTGTTGGTGGGCATGCCGGCATTACTATATTACCATTACTGTCCAAAACAAAGCCATCAGTTAGTTTCACCGGTGAAGAGGTGGAGGATCTTACTGTGAGGATCCAAAATGCTGGAACTGAAGTTGTTGAGGCAAAAGCTGGTGCTGGTTCAGCTACTCTTTCCATGGCATATGCAGCAGCTAGATTTGTGGAATCTTCCCTCAGGGCCTTGGATGGTGATAGCGACGTGTATGAATGTTCTTATGTGCAGTCTGAGCTGTCGGAGCTTCCATTCTTTGCTTCAAGAGTCAAGCTGGGGAAGCAGGGTATCGAAGCCTTCATATCTGCAGATCTTCAAGGGCTGTCTGAGTATGAGCAGAAGGCCCTGGAAGCCTTGAAACCAGAACTGAAGGCAAGCATTGACAAGGGCATCGCCTTCGTGCATAAGCAGGCTACTACAGCTGCAGTTTGAGTTGTATCAAGCCTTCCTTTAATTAGAAGAATAACGGCAGCAGACGATTTGCCTCCAGGTGGGGCACTTGATTGCGGGGTTGCTGCCAAATTTTGTAG from Nymphaea colorata isolate Beijing-Zhang1983 chromosome 6, ASM883128v2, whole genome shotgun sequence includes these protein-coding regions:
- the LOC116256123 gene encoding malate dehydrogenase, chloroplastic-like, producing MASMTTPAFSMRTTGFDAYSSPSSRFRPSFARFKPRVDLQRFSGLKAATGVIMESESSFLGKESGAALLVSSRSLECKQACEQSSCLLPRASSYKVAVLGAAGGIGQPLALLVKMSPLVSSLHLYDVANVKGVAADLSHCNTPSRVLDFTGPSELANALKGVDVVVVPAGVPRKPGMTRDDLFNINAGIVKSLVEAVADNCPGAFIHIISNPVNSTVPIAAEVLKQKGVYDPKKLFGVTTLDVVRANTFVAQKKNLRLIDVDVPVVGGHAGITILPLLSKTKPSVSFTGEEVEDLTVRIQNAGTEVVEAKAGAGSATLSMAYAAARFVESSLRALDGDSDVYECSYVQSELSELPFFASRVKLGKQGIEAFISADLQGLSEYEQKALEALKPELKASIDKGIAFVHKQATTAAV